From a single Miscanthus floridulus cultivar M001 chromosome 8, ASM1932011v1, whole genome shotgun sequence genomic region:
- the LOC136477344 gene encoding uncharacterized protein: protein MASNYVDTTGEEGRFHGPHGHSHSTGTTPTGAAAALSPRNMRRSFSSASSGSHSHGGGGKCVCAPPTHAGSFKCRLHRTNSQGHAHPSPPVSPAGGASSAAPAQGAPSSASSRTVEAQ, encoded by the coding sequence ATGGCGTCCAACTACGTGGACACGACGGGCGAGGAGGGCAGGTTCCACGGCCCCCACGGCCACAGCCACAGCACCGGCACCACCCcgacgggcgcggcggcggcgttgtcGCCGCGCAACATGCGCCGCAGCTTCTCCTCCGCGTCCTCCGGGAGCCACAGCCACGGCGGCGGGGGCAAGTGCGTGTGCGCGCCCCCGACCCACGCCGGGTCGTTCAAGTGCCGGCTCCACCGCACCAACTCCCAGGGCCACGCGCACCCGTCCCCGCCGGTCTCCCCCGCCGGCGGCGCGTCCTCCGCCGCGCCGGCGCAGGGCGCCCCGTCCTCCGCCTCCTCCCGCACCGTCGAGGCCCAGTGA